A region from the Silene latifolia isolate original U9 population chromosome 7, ASM4854445v1, whole genome shotgun sequence genome encodes:
- the LOC141590994 gene encoding CBL-interacting serine/threonine-protein kinase 14-like, producing the protein MSEIQPESLTTSDAPEKRTLLGKYELGRLLGHGAFAKVYHARDTRTGHSVAVKAVSKTRVEKDGLNPSVKREISIMQRLRHPHIIRIIEVLATKTKVYFIMDFAKGGELFAKIAKGRFSEDLSRRYFQQLISAIGYCHVRGVFHRDLKLENLLLDENWDLKITDFGLSAVKNSNSNNNPVLRTLCGTPAYVAPEILGKKGYFGDKADVWSCGIILFVLTAGYLPFNDNNLMRLYKMIYKGEFRCPRWMSGELKHLLKRLLDVNPHTRITIEEIINDPWFKKGYKEIHSIFYDDDLMKQVEGGDRNEANSRFLNAFDLISFSPGFNLSGLFTDNKGENCRETFLSTEEAIKIVERAEEVAHEVKSPRVVMERVKGGMGVRMEGIRGYFGLVVEVHRLTEELVMVEVRWREKDVGLGRDYWKEKLRPKMCHLIYQLVRVDNGIV; encoded by the coding sequence ATGTCAGAAATCCAACCCGAATCACTAACAACATCCGATGCCCCTGAAAAACGAACCCTACTCGGTAAATACGAACTCGGGAGGCTCCTAGGCCACGGCGCCTTTGCTAAAGTGTACCACGCGCGTGACACACGCACGGGTCACAGCGTAGCCGTCAAAGCTGTGAGCAAAACCCGAGTCGAGAAAGACGGTCTTAATCCCTCCGTCAAACGAGAGATTTCCATAATGCAACGATTGCGCCACCCGCATATTATACGTATAATCGAAGTTTTAGCTACTAAAACTAAGGTTTATTTTATAATGGATTTTGCCAAGGGTGGTGAATTGTTTGCTAAGATTGCTAAAGGACGTTTTAGCGAAGATCTAAGCCGTCGATATTTTCAACAATTAATCTCCGCCATTGGATATTGTCACGTCCGTGGGGTCTTCCATCGTGATTTGAAGCTCGAAAATCTTTTACTCGATGAAAATTGGGATCTCAAAATAACCGATTTTGGCCTAAGTGCGGTCAAAAACAGTAACAGTAATAATAATCCGGTGTTGCGCACGTTATGTGGGACACCCGCTTACGTGGCGCCCGAGATTTTGGGAAAGAAAGGGTATTTTGGGGATAAAGCTGATGTTTGGTCATGTGggattattttgtttgttttaacGGCAGGGTATTTACCTTTTAACGACAACAATTTGATGCGCTTGTATAAAATGATTTATAAAGGTGAATTTAGGTGTCCAAGGTGGATGTCGGGTGAGTTAAAACATTTGTTGAAACGTCTGCTTGATGTTAATCCTCATACTAGGATTACTATTGAGGAGATTATTAATGATCCTTGGTTTAAGAAAGGTTATAAAGAGATCCATTCGATATTTTACGACGATGATTTGATGAAACAGGTAGAAGGTGGCGACAGGAATGAGGCGAATTCAAGGTTTTTAAATGCGTTTGATTTAATATCATTCTCACCAGGGTTTAATTTGTCTGGGTTGTTTACGGACAATAAAGGAGAAAATTGTCGGGAGACATTTTTATCAACAGAGGAAGCGATAAAGATTGTCGAAAGAGCAGAGGAAGTGGCGCATGAGGTAAAATCGCCGAGGGTTGTGATGGAGAGAGTCAAGGGTGGAATGGGAGTGAGAATGGAGGGGATAAGAGGTTATTTCGGGTTGGTGGTGGAAGTTCATAGGCTAACGGAGGAGttggttatggttgaggtaaggTGGAGGGAAAAGGATGTTGGGCTCGGACGGGATTATTGGAAGGAGAAGTTGAGGCCTAAAATGTGTCATCTTATTTATCAATTAGTTCGGGTTGATAATGGTATTGTTTAA